A part of Gemmatimonadota bacterium genomic DNA contains:
- a CDS encoding isoprenylcysteine carboxylmethyltransferase family protein translates to MLAPLIAALVRHAIFAIALPWLILHRTAGMEEMRFDTGFPAAGSVLIVLGAALYIRAFAERIRMAAIVTAAAGAFERDESSRDARETTDMTARDARPIWSTGVHGWSRNPLQLGVFLILIGECLAFESLALLTYAALCWSGLTLYLIFVEEPALRRNLGDEYLRYCRQVPRWLLRFRFRKLS, encoded by the coding sequence ATGCTGGCCCCGCTGATCGCGGCGCTGGTACGGCACGCCATCTTCGCGATCGCCCTCCCCTGGCTGATCCTGCACCGTACCGCGGGCATGGAGGAGATGCGGTTCGATACCGGCTTTCCGGCCGCCGGATCGGTCCTCATCGTCCTGGGCGCTGCCCTCTACATCCGCGCCTTCGCCGAACGGATTCGCATGGCGGCGATCGTGACCGCTGCCGCAGGAGCCTTCGAGCGCGACGAATCTTCCCGGGATGCCCGGGAAACCACCGATATGACCGCGAGAGATGCCCGGCCGATCTGGTCGACCGGCGTCCATGGCTGGTCCCGCAACCCCCTTCAGCTTGGCGTTTTCCTCATCCTGATCGGTGAGTGCCTGGCCTTCGAGTCGCTCGCGCTACTCACATACGCGGCACTGTGCTGGTCGGGTCTGACACTGTACCTGATCTTCGTCGAGGAGCCGGCCCTTCGGCGCAACCTGGGTGACGAATACCTCCGCTACTGCCGTCAGGTTCCACGCTGGTTGCTGCGTTTTCGGTTCCGTAAACTTTCCTGA